Proteins from a genomic interval of Nocardia sp. BMG51109:
- a CDS encoding MFS transporter, with translation MLTIGLDTTVLVVALPTMAVDLQANTAALQWFTTAYTLALAGVMLPAGALGDRYGRKKFLLAALVLFGGASVWCALATSSGELIAARAVLGIAAATMMPLSMAVLPSMFPEQAERQRAITIWVTSTAIGLPLGPIIGGWLLQHFWWGSVFLLNVPLVIVGLVAVAVLVPESRSDNRFPIDVPGVVLSVSGMLALTYGFIRLGEQGWGDAIGWAAVLGGVAVLVMFVLTQRRTSHPLVDLGLFATNGFRWGTGLSILVQFAMLGLFFTVPQYFQEVLGADSLGSGLRLLPLIGGLVVGTRLTDKLLPKLGVRVMITAGFVALSAGLIMGALTPVSVGYGYSAAWITILGAGMGLVMPSAMGIAMGELTAERSGSGSALLQAVRQAGGTIGVAVLGTVLASQYRSELGGYDVEPVSDGVSAGVAVAHKLGDPQMLEHVRSAFVGGMSAMLWVCAGICLVAAVLAAIFIRGRVPDTPDGGGAGESAHVG, from the coding sequence ATGCTGACCATCGGTCTCGACACCACGGTGCTGGTGGTGGCGCTGCCCACGATGGCCGTCGATCTACAGGCGAATACCGCTGCGCTGCAATGGTTCACGACCGCGTACACGCTGGCGCTCGCCGGTGTGATGCTGCCCGCCGGTGCGCTCGGCGACCGCTACGGCCGCAAGAAGTTCCTGCTCGCGGCGCTCGTCCTGTTCGGTGGCGCATCGGTCTGGTGCGCGCTGGCCACCTCGTCCGGCGAGCTCATCGCCGCCCGGGCGGTGCTGGGCATCGCGGCCGCGACGATGATGCCGCTGTCGATGGCGGTGCTGCCGTCCATGTTCCCGGAACAGGCGGAACGGCAACGGGCCATTACCATTTGGGTCACCTCGACCGCGATCGGCCTGCCGCTGGGGCCGATCATCGGCGGCTGGCTGTTGCAGCACTTCTGGTGGGGTTCGGTGTTCCTGCTCAACGTGCCGCTGGTGATCGTCGGTCTGGTCGCGGTGGCGGTGCTGGTCCCGGAGTCCCGCAGCGACAACAGGTTTCCGATCGACGTGCCGGGCGTGGTGCTCTCGGTGAGCGGCATGCTCGCGCTCACCTACGGCTTCATTCGCCTCGGTGAACAGGGCTGGGGCGATGCGATCGGCTGGGCGGCCGTGCTGGGTGGCGTGGCCGTGCTGGTGATGTTCGTGCTGACGCAGCGGCGAACCTCGCACCCGCTGGTGGATCTCGGCCTGTTCGCGACCAACGGATTCCGCTGGGGCACCGGGCTTTCCATTCTGGTGCAGTTCGCGATGCTCGGGCTGTTCTTCACCGTGCCGCAGTACTTCCAGGAGGTGCTGGGCGCCGATTCGCTCGGTAGCGGGTTGCGCCTGCTGCCGCTGATCGGTGGACTCGTCGTCGGCACCCGGCTCACCGACAAGCTGCTGCCGAAGCTGGGTGTGCGAGTGATGATCACGGCCGGATTCGTGGCACTGAGCGCGGGATTGATCATGGGCGCGCTGACCCCGGTGTCCGTCGGCTACGGCTACAGCGCCGCCTGGATCACCATTCTCGGCGCCGGTATGGGCTTGGTGATGCCCTCCGCGATGGGGATCGCGATGGGGGAGCTGACCGCCGAGCGGTCCGGTTCCGGATCGGCCCTGCTGCAGGCGGTCCGGCAGGCCGGCGGCACCATCGGTGTCGCGGTGCTGGGGACGGTGCTGGCCTCGCAGTACCGGTCCGAGCTGGGCGGGTACGACGTCGAACCGGTCTCCGACGGGGTGAGCGCCGGAGTCGCGGTGGCGCACAAGCTGGGCGATCCGCAGATGCTCGAGCATGTGCGCTCGGCGTTCGTCGGGGGCATGAGCGCGATGCTGTGGGTGTGCGCCGGGATCTGCCTCGTGGCCGCGGTACTGGCGGCGATCTTCATCCGTGGCCGGGTACCCGACACGCCGGATGGGGGAGGTGCGGGAGAATCGGCTCATGTCGGCTGA